In Pseudomonadota bacterium, a single genomic region encodes these proteins:
- a CDS encoding sigma-54 dependent transcriptional regulator translates to MKTTIMIVDDDLDVRQSIMDVFGDEGYEVFGAGGGQDALKIVNQENIDLIFLDIWMPDLDGMQVLQQLKVIHPEIPVVMISGHGTIETAVQSTKLGAFDFIEKPVSLEKLVITAKNALTIYRLQQENLLLKERFQHEPHLIGQSPAMQELQQQIAVVGPTNGWVLITGENGTGKELVARAIHRLSRRADKPFVDVNCAAIPENLIESELLGHEKGAFTGATGRKKGKFEQAHAGTIFLDEIGDMSLNTQAKILRVLQEQSLSRLGGSRAITIDVRVIAATNKNLEAEIARGNFREDLYYRLNVIPMHIPPLRERQDDIPLLAEQFLSHYAREKGEPNKQLLPEIMPILQQYNWPGNVRELKNLMERLAIMSPASVISSHDLPYYMRGKESKAAITSAGDDYPDSQFYADHLSDAVSEFEKYYLARKLEEFDGNISKTAAQIGITRRNLHRKIKALAINSHQKD, encoded by the coding sequence ATGAAAACCACTATCATGATTGTTGATGACGACCTGGATGTCAGACAGTCCATCATGGATGTCTTTGGTGATGAAGGTTATGAAGTATTCGGTGCCGGCGGCGGCCAGGATGCATTGAAAATAGTCAACCAGGAAAATATTGATCTTATTTTTCTGGACATCTGGATGCCGGATCTGGACGGGATGCAGGTTTTACAGCAATTGAAGGTAATTCATCCGGAGATCCCGGTAGTTATGATTTCCGGTCATGGAACCATAGAAACCGCCGTTCAATCCACCAAACTTGGGGCTTTTGACTTCATCGAAAAACCGGTTTCCCTGGAAAAACTGGTTATAACGGCAAAAAATGCCCTGACCATCTATCGTCTGCAGCAGGAAAACCTGCTGCTGAAGGAACGTTTTCAGCATGAACCGCATTTGATCGGCCAGAGTCCGGCAATGCAGGAATTACAGCAGCAGATAGCCGTTGTAGGCCCAACCAATGGCTGGGTATTGATAACCGGTGAAAATGGCACCGGCAAAGAATTGGTGGCCCGAGCTATTCACCGTCTCAGCCGCCGGGCGGACAAACCATTTGTAGATGTTAACTGTGCCGCCATTCCTGAAAACCTGATTGAATCTGAATTACTGGGCCATGAAAAGGGGGCATTTACCGGCGCCACTGGCCGCAAAAAGGGAAAATTCGAACAGGCCCATGCAGGAACCATCTTCCTGGATGAAATTGGTGATATGAGCCTCAACACCCAGGCAAAAATTCTGCGGGTGCTGCAGGAACAATCCCTCAGCCGGCTTGGTGGTTCCCGGGCCATTACCATTGATGTCCGGGTCATCGCGGCCACCAACAAAAACCTGGAAGCGGAAATCGCCCGGGGAAATTTCAGAGAAGATCTTTATTACCGTTTAAATGTCATCCCCATGCACATACCGCCACTGCGGGAACGACAGGATGACATACCACTGCTGGCTGAGCAGTTCCTGTCTCATTATGCCCGGGAAAAGGGCGAACCAAACAAACAACTGCTCCCGGAGATTATGCCGATTCTACAACAGTATAATTGGCCGGGCAATGTTCGGGAGCTGAAAAATCTGATGGAACGGCTGGCAATCATGTCGCCAGCAAGCGTGATATCCTCCCATGATCTTCCTTATTATATGAGGGGCAAGGAAAGTAAAGCTGCCATTACCTCCGCAGGGGATGATTATCCCGACAGCCAGTTCTATGCCGACCACTTAAGTGACGCGGTCAGCGAGTTTGAAAAATACTATTTAGCCAGAAAACTTGAAGAATTTGATGGAAATATATCCAAAACTGCTGCCCAGATCGGGATTACCCGCCGTAATCTCCATCGCAAGATTAAAGCCCTGGCCATCAATTCACATCAGAAGGACTGA